A stretch of the Archangium violaceum genome encodes the following:
- a CDS encoding M90 family metallopeptidase, with protein MSGLFRTLRRRRLLRRPFPPEWLGYLEQRVPFFRELAPPQRERFLEQLKVFAWEKEFIGAGGFSITDEVRAVVSATAVRLVLYLDLSYYDRLREVIVYPDAFRIPDRTGVVLGEAKNWGTVILSWQSVLAGLRNPHDGHSTATHEFAHVLDREDGAFDGTPQLRRYSHYRAWASVMGEHFLKLRQGRSLERQVLDDYGALNEAEFFAVATESFFEKPLQMREKTPALYEELRRFYGGDPTPGM; from the coding sequence ATGTCCGGCCTCTTCCGCACCCTGCGCCGCCGCCGTCTGCTGCGCCGCCCGTTCCCTCCCGAGTGGCTCGGCTACCTGGAGCAACGCGTCCCCTTCTTCCGGGAGCTCGCGCCTCCCCAGCGCGAGCGCTTCCTCGAGCAACTCAAGGTCTTCGCCTGGGAAAAGGAGTTCATCGGCGCCGGCGGCTTCTCCATCACCGACGAGGTGCGCGCGGTCGTGTCGGCCACGGCCGTACGTCTGGTGCTGTACCTGGACCTCTCCTATTACGACCGGCTCCGCGAGGTCATCGTCTACCCGGATGCCTTCCGGATTCCGGACCGCACCGGCGTGGTGCTCGGCGAGGCGAAGAACTGGGGCACCGTCATCCTCTCGTGGCAGTCGGTGCTGGCGGGGCTGCGCAACCCCCATGATGGCCACTCCACCGCCACGCACGAGTTCGCCCACGTGCTGGACCGGGAGGATGGCGCCTTCGACGGCACGCCCCAGCTGCGCCGCTACTCGCACTACCGAGCGTGGGCCTCGGTCATGGGCGAGCACTTCCTCAAGTTGCGCCAGGGCCGGAGTCTCGAACGTCAGGTGCTGGACGACTATGGCGCCCTCAACGAAGCCGAGTTCTTCGCCGTGGCCACCGAGTCCTTCTTCGAGAAGCCCCTCCAGATGCGCGAGAAGACGCCCGCCCTCTACGAGGAGCTGCGGCGCTTCTACGGTGGGGATCCCACGCCCGGAATGTAG